In the Nothobranchius furzeri strain GRZ-AD chromosome 1, NfurGRZ-RIMD1, whole genome shotgun sequence genome, ctgatggtgatgagccacaGCTGCCGCGGGGTGCACGGATGGAAGCGAAGCCGCCGAACACCAGTCCctctggccaccaccagcagccaaggtgggttaagtgtcttgcccaaggacacaacggcagcattctctggcaggagccgagatcgatcccacaaccctctgattactggacaacccactctacctcctgagctactgatgcCAAAATAGTTGATTGCAATACGAGTTGCCACAGCATGTTTCGTGAATCAGGGTTTTGGCTCTTCGTACGATTATTCTAAATTTCCTTTGCAGAAAAGAATATGGAACAGTTTCTACGAACGTTTGGAAGATGCGGGCcctggttttaatcagtgggttacctgctgaacaggtgattcaaaaaTTGAATCAGAGAGTTTGAGCTGGGGAAAGACTAACCATGTTGTACAGTGGTGCTCCATGTTCAGGGTTGGACACCACTGATATACATGCTCTCCTACAAAGGCAGAATCTTGTTGGTAAATAATCTCTAATTTGACAACAATCTCAACAGATAGCATTGACTGTGACCAATttttctttccctctctctctctcactgtggACTGCTTGAAATATTTGGGTAACTGTCACTCATTTAATTCAAATTCTGTAACTTGGAAGGAATACGGTGTTCTAGCAGAGTAAAATACAAACTCTTTCCAAGAAATCCAAGGGAAGCCATCAATACGTTGCTGTGTAAACAGGAAGTTCATTGTCATCACCTGGCAACCAGCTGTTTCAGATTTGTTGGACCAGCAGGATTCTGTATCCAGAGAAATGGGACTGAGAACCAGTGACCCATATGACATGTGGGCAACACACTGTTGATACCTTCGATACGGAAGCTCGCTCGAAAGAGGTGAAAAGACAATGGAGCGTTCTGTCCATTAGACTGCTGCAAAAGTGTCTTATGTCAAAGACTTTTAATACACACATGGACATTAATCCTCCGGACACATGTTGAGCCTGAACTCTACACACTAACCCATGTGCCCATTAGGAGAAATTATGCTTTGTACCGTCTTGTCTAATAAAGACATGTTGGCTTGTGTGTGTGCAGAAGTACTGTGCATTTCTAAATCCTGTGGGTAAACATGGAAGCTGCCAAGAAACACACTGATCACAGAaattcctagcctggcaagccatcttatTAATACGAATAAAAATGCAACATCTTTAGCAACTGCTACAGTttctctagatttctaggctaacacGTCCCTGAAACGTGCAGGAAACTAGCTCTCAGAACCAAACAGCAACAGGCAAGTTTTGCTATCTTAAGGCTTGTTTTGTAATAAGGGGGTCATGAAAAGCTatttattcagttcaattcaattcagtttacttatgtagcaccaaatcccgacaagagtcgtctcaaggcacttcacactgcAAACATTcctatacaggtcagttcattaagccaatcagtaaaatgtttcttatatgtggcaaggtggagaagcgAGGGCCCAGGCGGTATTCGATCCCCAGGATCCCAGGTGAGggtcacgcgtgctaaccagtcagccaaagggacgtcCCCCCTTGGttgagtagccagggcacatgatcagtcaagacactgtgacaggacgctcacactgccacatctataaggaacccagcaggttgcatcaagtgacTTTATGACAAGTGTAGCTTGCCCAGTTTTATTCATTTGACATCAAAGTGAATACCTACAGCCTATACAGCATATTACTGTTTCATGACACCCACACTGCTGATTTTATGGCTTAAGCATGTTTTTTTATGGACTGTAGATTTAAATGAACGTTCGCACCAGGGCTACCTACCATCAGGGTAGGCTACACTTGGCTTTGGATCAATTAGACCTGAGAGTGAATGTCTAATTAATGCATAAGGACGAAGGGTCAGGCTTGTCAGAATGATAAAGAGAAATTAATAAAGGAAATTATTTGTTGTTTCACAGATTATTTACTGCCTCGCATCAAACAGTTTCAAAAGCACTTCAACGCAGCGTGGCTCTATGTgttgctgccctctagtggtcaAAGTGGTAAAGTGGTCAAAGTTGCACCGCCTACCGGATGATACGTCACTATCTGACCTTACCTCTCTGCATCCCTCGGGCATGACATGTTGGTGGTGTCCACGCTATGAACTTTGTCCCAGCAGGAGAATGAAAGGCATATTTTGACATTCAGGTACGCACTTCCGCTTCTGTGACGAGCTGGTGTACTTAGTTACCGATGTTTTCTGAAAACTAAGTTGTTTAGCGCAACGTCTCATTCATTTGATTAGCTTCATGCTAACAAGGAAGCTAGGCGCGTGTGTACGTGACAGAGAGTTTTTTCCGGAGTTCAGCTGACCTTAAAGCTTTACGCCTGAGTTGGTGTCAGTAGGTAGGAAATAAAGCCGACAGTAATCCCTGCTGTCCTCGCGTTGTGTTTATAAGGTAATAAACACGTTTATAAAGGTTTCACTAGTGTCAACGTTTGTCTCCTGCTCTTATCTCTAGCTTCCTGAGTCCTGCACGTTTTCACTGTTTGCTCTGTTGCTCGACAGGTTCCGCGCCAGAGCAAACCAAGGGAACAATGGTGAAATATTTTAGCTGCACAGGTGTGCTGAAAAGCACGTGGGACCAAGTTTGCATCGCTTTCTGGCAGCGTTATCCCAACCCTTACAGGTGAGAACAGAGTCGCTTATCAGCTCGTCTTTCGGTGTGCAGGCGGTTTAGATCATGACTCCCTTTAAAATGTGAAGTTTGAGAGTTTAGGTGGACTATGACCACAAGTGTTTAAGGACACACGTGTATTGCTCTGAACTGTTATTCTTAAAATTGAGTGAATGTAAAGATATTTTCAACTAAAAGCTCCTATTTACATACACTTGCAGTGCTAAAAGGAGAAGTGATGCGTCACTGTGTGAAACCTCTATATTTAGGTCGgtatctggtgtggccaccatttgcctcacgcaGTTCAACACATCTCCGTCTCATAGAGCTAAGCAGGTTGATTGTAACCTGTGgactgttggtccactcctccaaTAGCTGTGTGAAGTTGCAGAACATCGGCAGGAACAGGAACATGCCGTCATATACGCAGAGAGCATCACAAACGTGTTCAgtgggtgacatgtctggtgagtcTGCTGGCCGtgcaagaactgggatgttttcagcttccaggaatcctTGAAATATGGAGCCGTGCGTTATCGTGCTGCAACATGAGGTGGTGGTCGTGGAcgaacggcacaacaatgggcctcagggtcTCGTCACGGTATTTCTACATTAAAAGGCCACCAAAAAAAGCACCTGTGTTTGTTGTTCATAACATACACCTGCCCATACCAAAACCCAATCACCACCAggagccactcgatccacaacgttGACGTTGCAGTCTGTCATCTGCCCTGTGAAAAGGGTTCCTCCAGGGTTCCTCCATCAACAGAACACCTCTGCAACGTGCCAGGCGCCATCCCTGCTCAAGCCGGTTACAATAACAAACCCGGATGAAGATGAcgagcatgcagatgagcttccctCCTTGGTAGGGCAAATCAAAATGCTAATTGCTGCTGCGGCTCTCTGAGTGTCTGGTCTCGGATGATCACGGAGGTAAACAtgatggatgtggaggtcctgggctggtgaggTTACACGTGGTCTACTGCTGTGAGGCCGGTTTGATCTGCTGCCAAATTCTCAGAAGCGCCTTTGGAGACGTCGTATGGTGGAGAAATAAACATTCATGTCATGGACAACAGATCTGgtggacattcctgctgtcagcatgacaATCACACGCTCCCTCAGAGGTTATGACATCTGTGGCGTTGTGCTGTGTGATCCAACTGTGACCttctattgtgggcagtctaaggcacacctgtgcaatactcatgctgtctaatcagcaccttgatatgccacacctgtgaggtggcatggattatctcagcaaagtgctcactaacacagatTTAGACACAGTTGTGAACAACACTTGAGAGTAATGTGTCTTTTGTGTCTGTAGAAAATGTTTCAGatctttgagttcagctcatgaaaaaggtgagcaaaaacaaaagttttgtGTTCATAATTTAGTTCAGTGTATAAATGTAATATGTCTGATTGGGCTGGACAGTAATTCAATAACGATAAATATTGATCAATAGATGTGTGGTTCAATAGGAAAAAAGTGGATCAATAAAAACTTCAATAAGTTTTATTTTTCCATTATAACTGTTTAGCTTCATACTAGAGTCATTACTTACACCCAACCTATCAAAAACACCGACCCAAGCGTGCTCCGTCAcccggctctcaccctggattctcatgtcagttctcttgttcgctcttccttcttccatctcaggaacattgctaagctgagtcccattctgtcccgctctgaacttgagacagttctccacaccttcatctcctcatgcttagactactgcaactctcttttcacgtgtctgagcagaacctccctgaaccgtctacaggtggttcagaatgcctgtgctcggcttctgaccaagtcctccaaacacacccacatcaccccgcttctcctccagcttcactggctgccagtcaacttcagggttcatttcaagatcctggttctggtctatagggccttacatggacaagcaccatcttacattggtgatcttctaagtccctacacccccagcaggtccctgaggtccagtgatcaaagcctactggttgtgcagcaccaggctaaagaccaaaggtgacagatcatttgctgctgtggcccccagactctggaactctctccccctgagcctgagatcagtggactcagtggtctcctttaaaaagcagctgaagactcacttgttcaagctggcttttgtatgaccttcttcaccactctctctttattctgctctccccacctattccaccttcctcaggatccactgatttccctctttcctattcactctctctcttaacattttttcttttaaatcccaattgcctatttttgctcattttaaatatatttttaaacattttctaaatgcttttttatatttttacattttttgtttttgtgaagcgcctcgtgattttttttatcatgagaggcgctgtagaaatgatattttcttcttcaagccccccccccccccccccccccaaaaaaaaaacaacttaagTGTGACTTAAACAAGCTGCTGCAGCAAGGAGAGGTGGAAGAAACTGTCCTGGAAAAAGGTTGCAGCACTTCACCGGTGTGGCAACATTTTCATTCTTACAAATCTGACAACAAACAAACAACGGTGTTTTGCAACAGAGAATCGATAAAAAACAAGTCTGGTGATGCAACCAACTTTGTTTTAAAGTAATGGCCTAagatggccagggctgcacttaaaaATTTTTTCTATATTTTTCAGATAATTTTCAGTAATTATTAATATTGAATCAATATGATTTATTTATTATCGCTAAGCTTCTTTTTCTGTATCGTCCAGCCCTAACGTCTGAGTCTTGTAGCTTTTCGTGGTGctccatgtttatttatttatttttctcattttaatcacaGTAACCACGTCTTGACAGAAGACATCATTTTCCGGGAGGTTACCCCAAACAACTGTCTAATTTCCAGACGTCTGATGACCAAAACCAGCCGCGCTCCACGCTGGATGGAGCGGTATCTTCCGAAGCACATGGCCAGCTCGGCGTACATCATTGAGGACTCCATCGTGGACCCTCAGAAAAAGACTATGACCACGCTGACGTGGAACATCAGCCACGCTCGACTTATGGTAGCTTTGTGTTTTCGTTGATCAGCTCTCTGTGTGGTAGGGAATCAAATCATGGCCTCATGTTGTTTGCTTTGCTGTGTGTTGTGTGATGGCAGTCAGTGGAGGAGAGGTGTCGGTACCAAATAAACCCGGAGAATGGCAGCTGGACTGAGGTTACAAGAGAAGCCTGGATCTCCTCTGGTGTCTACGGCCTCACCAGAGCTATCCAGGTCAGTAGAgtaaagaggagagagagagaccgcTGTGTGGAGTGTCTGAATGAATGAGActctggcgcttacacattagcatcggTTCGGTccctttggtttcacacacaggtcagatttgtgtTTTCGGCTCCGAGGCGACTTTTTtttccagaccttctccccagcggtcagactgggaccgaggcgacacAACGGACTGACTGGCTGGCTAAAATGACGCCTACCGCCTCCGATCTGCTAGAAGAATGAGCCAGTGGGGGGGGCTGATTCATTTTCATAATGGATGCTgctgagtaaacttctgtctgtagcacggagctgccgcTCGGTGGGAACGggagaggagtgtgtgtgttttctctgcattggAGCTCTTGCCCTGGcaagcagacagctgctcaggggagaaagcagtgtgtgtgtgtgtgtgtgtgtgtttgtggcacaagattatgaggacacacagccAATAAATAATGTGTTTCAGAGCTTGCAAAAGCATGCCCGCCTTTGTTTATCTTATGGAGGGCACCGCAGACTTTCCCGCTCGTATTAAAcgccgcccacaggctcgggggtttccgcattcctgagaagtccctcggatttatatgtgaacactacaccgcccgctcgagaccaaactcacgccatccagcccgaccgTGCCGACGCTAACGTGTAAGCGCCACCTGCCTGTCACCCTGTAATGTTTGTAATGTGATGATAGTGTTGAGATGTAACAGCTGACTTCTTGTAGCCATGTGGCAAACAGTGGTGCTGATTGGTTAATAACAAATATTCAGATGGAAGCTTCATAAGTGATGGGATGAACCACAATGGTTTACCGTTTCTTCACTTTTCAGGAATTCGGTCTGGCCAGGTTCAAGAAAAGCGTCACAAAGACAATGAAAGGCTTTGAGTATGTTCTCGCCAAAATGCAAggtaggtttgtgtgtgtgtgtgtgtgtgtgtgtgtgtgtgtgtgtgtgtgtgtgtgtgtgtgtgtgtgtgtgtgtgtgtgtgtgtgtgtgtgtgtgtgtgtgtgtgtgtgtgtgtgtgggttgcaCCA is a window encoding:
- the prelid1a gene encoding PRELI domain containing 1a yields the protein MVKYFSCTGVLKSTWDQVCIAFWQRYPNPYSNHVLTEDIIFREVTPNNCLISRRLMTKTSRAPRWMERYLPKHMASSAYIIEDSIVDPQKKTMTTLTWNISHARLMSVEERCRYQINPENGSWTEVTREAWISSGVYGLTRAIQEFGLARFKKSVTKTMKGFEYVLAKMQGETPSRTLAETATERARETALAAKEKAKDLASHAHKKQYV